CCAAGGAAAACTCGTTCACCGAGCTTTTGAGGGGATTTGAACCCCTGACCTCTTCCTTACCAAGGAAGTGCTCTACCCCTGAGCTACAAAAGCAAAAACCCTTGTAAGAACCAAAAAGCGACTAGCGAAAAAGTTACAATTGAATGTTTTCGCTAATCGCTTCGACGGTGCTTTAATGAGCGGAAGACGAGGTTCGAACTCGCGACCTATAGCTTGGAAGGCTATCGCTCTACCAGCTGAGCTACTTCCGCATTTGTTATGTCTGATTCCTGACTGGCAATTCAAGATCATGTTTGACATAAACTGTGGGGGCGGATGGATTCGAACCACCGTAGGCATACACCAGCAGATTTACAGTCTGCCCCATTTGGCCACTCTGGTACACCCCCAGACATCATTTCAACAGTACCGCGAAACCGTTTGTCTCACTTTTTGGAGTCGCAAAATTATGGCCTTTTCTTAAATTCTCAAATTGTTTCGAAAAAAAAATAAAGAAAAAAAGAGGTTGAAAGGAAAAACGTCCATTTCAGCCTCTGATTGCACTTTTTACATTAGAACAGTCTCACACCAAAGCTCAGCATTCTTACCGAAGGACCGCGGTTTTCGACGTACAGGTTATTCAGGTCGTAGTTAATAAATAAATCAGGAAATTTCCGGATCCCTATTTCTGCCGCAAAACCATATCGCAAATCTTCAATGTAAAAGTTCTTACGCACATGGTCAACATCTTTGCTACCCTGAACCCGCACCTTGGTGTAGCTTCCCAGTTTGTAACCTCCATAGACGCCGGCACTCAGGTATGAAATAAATGAATGCGAAAAGCTGACTGTCGGCATAAGAGATAAGTTCACATAAGGCACCACCAGCTTACTCTTCTTGAATTCCACCTCTTCGTTATTTTCGATAACTGGTAAAAACTCTACGTAACCAATGTTCTTCACAACCGTGTTATTATTGTCAAACATCAGATTGTACCAGGAAAAATCTGCTCCAAAGTCAAGGTGAAACCCTACGTTTTTACCTCGTGCTAATGTAGCGCTGGCCACATATCCTAGACTGACAAACCGTGATCCAAATGGCCTCAGTTCGTAGTCAGATTTATTGTATCCCGGCGTTGCTTCGTTCGTGCCATAAGCATTCAGTCCAAATGCCACATTAAAACCCTTTCTGGGGCTTGAATTACGGCTCGATCGGTAAAAACGCCGTCCGGTACGACGGTATGTTGAGTCATTGACAATCACATCGTCTCCATCTCTCACCTCTACGCCCTTGCCATCAATGCTGACCCGCGTGTCTCCGTCTTTGACGTGTATCCCTCTCAAACCGATTCTTACATAATCCTTTTCTTCATTTCCGGATTGATCTTTCAGATAATCGTTCCCATTAAACTCTTCCCTCAAGTAAGTCGTATCTGCGCTGGTGCTATCCAGTCTGATTTTCAAATCTTTCAAAAGGGCATTTAAATCATATTTCATGATCTTGTCCAGCTCCTTTCGATTTTCTCCATAGATGATCAGCCGCGTTTTATCTCCGAAAGTGACAATAATCGAATCTTTTTCACTGGTAGTTATATCATTGGCTTTCAATTGTTTGATACTAAAAACAATGCACAAAAGAAGCAGTATTGGCGAGGCAAATATTTTACTTTTCATGGCTGAATAGATTACAATTTTGTTCTGTCTTTGGGGTTTTGATTCTCTGATACTTTGTCATCTTTACTGCGTAGCCGGTCATCTACTCTTGCAACCAGCGTTTTTGGATTAAAACCTACTTCTTCCCAATCCACTCTCTCACCAGCCCTCGCATTTTTTAACTGGCGGAATACTCTTGAGAATCGTGAAGTTTTAGGTTTATCATCCGTTTCATTGAATTCTGATTCAACTGCAACAACTATGGTACGCGCTGGTTCTGCTTCCGGTTTAATAGTTTCAGTAACAGGGTGTTCTGGATTATGCTCCGAAACCTCCGGCATTTGGGAAACTTCCGCCAGCGCGTTTTGAGAGACAATTGCTACCGGTTTTTCAATTATCTCTACCAAAATCCTATCGTCCTTAACAGATTGCTCAGTTTTGACTTTCTTGCTTTGTTGAGGATACTTTGTCACATTATCAGTCAGGAGCGACCCTTTTTGGATATTCCTCCGAGACAAAGTGTCAATGCTCTCTGAAATGCTTTCGGTTTCAATGCTTTTTGCAGGCGGCTCTGCTGCTTCTACCTTTGCGATTACCTTGTTTGGAATTGGAGCGTCCAAACCAGACTGACTATTTTTCCAGACCAGATATCCTCCAAACAATCCCACAACCAAACTCGCGGCAGCATACCAGATCCACCCAAGGCTCCGGTGTTTTGGCTTGTTCTCTGCCTGTATTCTCAGCCACGCATTTTCGGAAGGCTTTTTTTCCAGGTCGCCCAGCTTTCGTTTGAAAAGATCATCAACAGGATGCTTTTTCATAGTTCACTTTTTTTTTAAAATCATTTTCCCACTCAGAAACCATTCTCTGTAACAACGCGCGCGCCCGATGTAATTGCGATTTGGATGTACTTTCAGTGATTCCCAACATTTCTGCAATTTCAATATGCGCGTAACCTTCAATCGCATACAAGTTGAAAACCGTTCTGTATCCTGTCGGTAAACGCTCTATTAATTCCAGCAACTCTTGTGTATCCAGATTCTGATCAGCCTGTGCGTAATCGGGTATATTGTTTGCCTCGTCAGACAAATTGTCCTCCAATATTCGCTTTTGTTTCCTCAAATGTCCCAGCGATTCGTTAACCATGATCCGGCGGATCCAACCTTCAAAACTTCCATCGCTGTTAAACTGATCGATTTTGGAAAACACCTTCAAAAAACCTTCAATCATCACATCTTCCGCCACCATTTCATCACATATATAGCGGAAGCATAAACCCAGCATGCGAGTGCTGTATTTATCGTAAACCTGTCGCTGCGCCTTAGGATCTTCCTTCTTAAGGGCTTTGACGAGTTGTGCTTCCTGGCTAAATAGTGCTAAAATTCTCCCCATTTTAACTGATGGTTTCAATAGCAAGATGCTCATTCCTCTCGACGAGGTTGCACGTACTGAGAAGTTTTTTGTAGATTTCTATAAAAAATAATCAGTCAGCTTCTTTTAGCTTTGGGGTATTGATCCAGACATTGATTTTATTATGCTCGACTCTTCTGCACCGATTGGGATTTTTGACAGTGGTATCGGTGGTATGACCGTCGCAAGTGCCGTTACGCGACTTTTACCATTGGAAAACACAATTTATTTCGGAGATACCGCTCACCTTCCTTACGGTGATAAATCCACGGCGGCTATTCAGGCATATTCTATCAAGATCTGCAATATGCTTTTGCAGCAAAATTGTAAGCTGATATTAATTGCCTGTAACTCTGCCTCAGCAGCAGCTTATGAATTAGTTCGCGAATATGTAGGCAGCAAGGCCAAAGTTTTGAATGTGATAGATCCTGTTGTCGACTACATTAAGGAGCATTATGACGGAAAAACGATCGGATTGATCGGGACAAAGCAGACGGTTTCATCCAATGTTTACAAAAAGAAGGTTGATGCTATCGGTAAAAACATCTATCTAAAATCGCTGGCCACTCCATTACTCGCGCCGATGATAGAGGAAGGTTTTTTCGATAATAATATCAGTGAAAGCATTGTATCAAGCTATCTTTCAGATCCTACACTTTCCGGCATCGAGGCGCTTATTCTGGGATGCACGCATTATCCGCTTATTAAAAAGCAAATCGACAAGTTTTATGAGGAGCAGATCGAAATTCTGGATACGTCTGAAATTGTCGCACATTCTCTCCGCGCCTGGCTGGAACAGCATTATCTGGTCAACGAAAAAGGAAATGGAAACCGACAGTTTTATGTTTCGGATTATACTTTATCTTTTGAACAATCCACCAGCATATTCTTCGGCCGCCAGATTCAGCTGGAACATTATCCGCTTTGGGAATAGTATCAGTAAATGAGCTTTACCGGCCCCAAAAGCCCGGAAGGCATCGGCTCCCATGTACTCGCGTCAAACTTTTTATAGGTGATATCAACGATGTTGATATCCAGGAACTTCTTCCATTCCGGTTGCTGCTTATCCCGCAAACGCATATAGTTGGCTGACAAGTTGGTTATTTCAATTTCGAGCACATTATCTTTCGGTTTCAGCGATCCCGCGTTCAGATTAATCCTAAATGGAATGCACCAGGCAGTACCTTTGTCCTGTCCGTTGATGGTCACTCTGGCCGTTTCCCGTAC
This Dyadobacter sp. UC 10 DNA region includes the following protein-coding sequences:
- a CDS encoding RNA polymerase sigma factor; the protein is MGRILALFSQEAQLVKALKKEDPKAQRQVYDKYSTRMLGLCFRYICDEMVAEDVMIEGFLKVFSKIDQFNSDGSFEGWIRRIMVNESLGHLRKQKRILEDNLSDEANNIPDYAQADQNLDTQELLELIERLPTGYRTVFNLYAIEGYAHIEIAEMLGITESTSKSQLHRARALLQRMVSEWENDFKKKVNYEKASC
- the murI gene encoding glutamate racemase; protein product: MLDSSAPIGIFDSGIGGMTVASAVTRLLPLENTIYFGDTAHLPYGDKSTAAIQAYSIKICNMLLQQNCKLILIACNSASAAAYELVREYVGSKAKVLNVIDPVVDYIKEHYDGKTIGLIGTKQTVSSNVYKKKVDAIGKNIYLKSLATPLLAPMIEEGFFDNNISESIVSSYLSDPTLSGIEALILGCTHYPLIKKQIDKFYEEQIEILDTSEIVAHSLRAWLEQHYLVNEKGNGNRQFYVSDYTLSFEQSTSIFFGRQIQLEHYPLWE